Genomic window (Shewanella psychropiezotolerans):
AAAAATATAGTTTTTAGCGGATGCGAATAACTATTAGCTAGCTCTATAAGTCTGTGTCATTGATCAATAAATATTAAAGCAAGAATGACAAATGGCACAACCTTGGGCGCAAGCCTTTCATCCATAATTAGATAAGTTTTTGTATATCAAAACTCTATTAATCAAGAATTGATGAAATCATCTGTCAACTCATTTGGGAAGGTACGGTTTAGATTGATCACTCTGAACCGTACCTAGACATGGACGTATCAGCAGCATTCCACTGACACGTACCTAGACATATAAAGCGACCTGATTAATTTTTATTGATCCGCGCCATAAATAGCGCATCGACATATTTCCCATTTTTAAAAGCGTAATTTTTACTTGTTCCTTCAATTTCAAATCCGAATTTTTTATAAAGACTCACTGCAGCTTTGTTGTCGACATAAACCTCTAGCTCCACCCTAGTAACATTTAACCAGTTATCGGTTAGATCCAAGGCCGTCTTTAAAAGTTTTGAGCCAACTCCTATACCTATATGTAAGCTTGATACGCCCATTCCAAATGTGGCCACATGTTTCCGCCTTGGCCTATCCATAACAACCAAGGATATTTGACCAATAATTTCATCATCTTTCACAGCTACCAAATTGATGTTGTTATCTGAGCTGCTGGCTAGACGTTGTGCCCATAAATCGTCAGATTGATAAGGCAGCTGTAATGTGTCGCTATAAGCGTGTTCCTGCTCATAAATTGATTTTATTCCTTGTAAGTCGGACAACTGACTATGCCTAATTATCATTACTGTACCATATTCAATATTAGTGAAATCAATGAGGTGAATTTTCATTACGCGTAAGTTCTGTAGGAAGATCACCGTTTATTTAACACTTTTGATTAAACGTTAACTACTAGCTAATGGCAAGGGCTTATCCGCAAGGATTGAAGTGTTATAAAAAGTCTGGCCATTCTATTGGATCTGGCATTACATTTTTGAGGCAAAATACAGCCAGCTTTACCTTATAGATATAAATATTAAACTCATTTTTGGGTGCTTTCGTGTTAGCGACTTCAACAAGTTAGCTTTAATCGAAGAGAAAACTTATCTTGTAAATCATCCAGTGTAGATGCGGCTACGAGCTTCCAAATCAGGGATGATTTGGTAGAGCTTCCAGGAACTGACTCGCAGAACCTTCTCATAATAAAGAGTGCACATTAGCGAGCCGCAGGTTATAAGTGACAATGAAGGTACGACCTTCAATCACCTACCAAATACCAATATAACCTCGACCCAACAACAAAAAATGTAATCAGCCTTCATTCAAGGCTTTCCCTCTTTGGTACTGCAACATAATGGTAATCTGACTTCTATCCCACTTGATTACCTGAATTGGCAGACGAGCTATCGACAATTAATCAATGGCTTAAACAAAATAAAATCAGTTCATCTCAGCGAGATTTAAGGCCTGACTCCTGTTTGTTTATCGCCGTTTTTAGCTTGTTATAAGCCTGTGTCAAAGTTCCTGGCTTCATCTGAGCCAGCAGGTTACCAGATATCACTAAGCTCAAACCTAAGGTCGAATACACAGACCAGTGGTAATCTTCAAACAGGCTCGACACGGCTAAGGCGACGATAGGCGTGATCAGCATCAGATAAGCCGCCTGATTCGCACCTAGCCTGTCCACCAAGTTCAAGTAAACCGTAAAACCAATTACCGATGCAGGCACTGCCAGGTATGCCAGACCCGTTAAATATTCCAGCCTCATATCGATGTCGAAACTGATACCTTTGAACAGGATGATGCCAAGTAACGCGATACAGCCATACACCATGGCATAACTGGTGGCGGTATAAGCCTGTATTTGATTACGCTTATTTTGAATGCTGATCATATTGCCCATAGAGAAACACCAGGTGCCCATTAGTGCATACATTAAGCCGTACAAGACCTCAATGGACCAATTAGCCCCCAATAGATCGTGACCAAACAAGAGACATATGCCAGCCAAGCCGACACTCACTCCTAACCAGAAATTACCCTTGGTCTCTATGCCATAAATCCACTTACCGTGAATAGCGTTGAAAATGGGTGCGGTGGCCATAACCACTGCGGTCAAACCACTGGCGATATAGTGCGTCGACTGATAAAACGCCAGAAAATTAGCACAAAACAGGCAGACCCCCTGCAGGGCAAAGAAGAGATGATGACGAGCAGAGGTGGGTTGCAACTTTTTAAACATTACGCCTATGATAAACATCAAGCTGGCCGCAATCGCAAAACGATAGAGGATAGAGACCTCAGTAGGTACGTCTCCCTGTTGAGATGTTATGGCTATCCAGGAGAAGCCCCACACAAATATCATCAGCAGATATAATAGCGCCGTCATCATTATTCCTTATCTAAGTTAAGGGATCATTATCAGGCTTGATGCAGCGATTATCTGTCACGATTTTAGCGAATTTATCACGATATTGCGGTTTATTGCCGGCTAAATTTGAGTTCAAAGACACCTTAGGTGT
Coding sequences:
- a CDS encoding GNAT family N-acetyltransferase; translated protein: MKIHLIDFTNIEYGTVMIIRHSQLSDLQGIKSIYEQEHAYSDTLQLPYQSDDLWAQRLASSSDNNINLVAVKDDEIIGQISLVVMDRPRRKHVATFGMGVSSLHIGIGVGSKLLKTALDLTDNWLNVTRVELEVYVDNKAAVSLYKKFGFEIEGTSKNYAFKNGKYVDALFMARINKN
- a CDS encoding DMT family transporter, with amino-acid sequence MTALLYLLMIFVWGFSWIAITSQQGDVPTEVSILYRFAIAASLMFIIGVMFKKLQPTSARHHLFFALQGVCLFCANFLAFYQSTHYIASGLTAVVMATAPIFNAIHGKWIYGIETKGNFWLGVSVGLAGICLLFGHDLLGANWSIEVLYGLMYALMGTWCFSMGNMISIQNKRNQIQAYTATSYAMVYGCIALLGIILFKGISFDIDMRLEYLTGLAYLAVPASVIGFTVYLNLVDRLGANQAAYLMLITPIVALAVSSLFEDYHWSVYSTLGLSLVISGNLLAQMKPGTLTQAYNKLKTAINKQESGLKSR